From the bacterium genome, the window GTCGGGTAAAGCCCGCAGAACACCACCGGCAAATGTGGCTTGAATCCAGGCAATGCCTCGTCAGCGGGACGCTTGTCTTCAGTAATCGTATCCCCCACCGAGCAATCCGCCACCTGCTTGATGGCCGCCGTGATGAAGCCCATCTCACCGGTTTTCAACTCGTCGATCAGTTCCTTTTTGGGTGTAAAAGCCCCCACGCGCTCCACCTGATACGTCGAACCGTTGGACATCATACGGATCTTGGCGCCCTTCTTCAGCACCCCATCCACAATGCGCACCAGAATCATTACGCCAAGATACGGGTCATACCAGCTATCCACCAGCAGCGCGCGCAACGGATCGGCTTCAACCCCACGCGGCGGCGGCAGCTTGGTTACCAGCGCCTCGAAAATATCCTCAATCCCCATCCCCGTCTTGGCGGAACACGGAATCGCCTCGCTCGCATCCAGCCCGATCACTTCCTCGATTTGCGCCTTCACCCGGTCCGGGTCAGCGGCAGGCAAATCGATCTTGTTCAGCACGGGAATGATCTCGTGGTTATTGTCGATCGCCTGATAGACGTTGGCCAGCGTCTGCGCCTCCACCCCCGGCGATGCATCCACCACCAGAATGGACCCCTCGCACGCAGCCAGCGAGCGCGACACCTCATAGGCAAAATCCACATGCCCCGGCGTATCCATCAGGTTCAACTGGTAGGTTTTGCCGTTTTTCGCCTTATAGTTCAGCCGCACCGTCTGCGCCTTGATGGTGATGCCCCGCTCCTTCTCGATATCCATGTTATCGAGCAGCTGGGCGCTCATCTCACGCGCCTCAATCTTGCCGGCCTTTTCGATAAGTCGGTCCGCCAGGGTGGATTTACCATGGTCGATATGGGCGATGATGGCGAAATTGCGAATATGGTCTTGTGACATAATGGCTTCTTTTACAGGGGAAGTCCTCTTAGCGGAATTAATGAATGCCGTCAGTTAGAATGTGAAGGCCCTGCCTCAGCGGGAGCTTCCGCTCCTTTTCCCGTCGCCCCGAGTTTGTAGCGGATGGCCTGGGCAATGCGGCGTGTTTCAATATCGCTCACCCCGCGGGCCTTCAGCACCGCCTGGCCAAACAGCAGGCTGGTTTCCAGATATTCGGAAATAATCACGCTCGCCCCGGCCCGGCGGAGCTTGTCGGCATTGGCGGAATCTACCGCCCTGGCGGCGATCAGCGTGCCCGGGTAGGCACGCTTGGTGGCGGCAATGCTGCGCGCCAGCTCCTGCCCGCCTGTATAGGTAAACACAATCACCGAAGCCCGGTTGGCGCCAACCGCATCTAAAACATCCGCCCGGCGCGTGTCGCCATAATAGATCGGCTTCTGCTTCTTGCGCTGCTCCGACACCAGCTTG encodes:
- the lepA gene encoding elongation factor 4, whose product is MSQDHIRNFAIIAHIDHGKSTLADRLIEKAGKIEAREMSAQLLDNMDIEKERGITIKAQTVRLNYKAKNGKTYQLNLMDTPGHVDFAYEVSRSLAACEGSILVVDASPGVEAQTLANVYQAIDNNHEIIPVLNKIDLPAADPDRVKAQIEEVIGLDASEAIPCSAKTGMGIEDIFEALVTKLPPPRGVEADPLRALLVDSWYDPYLGVMILVRIVDGVLKKGAKIRMMSNGSTYQVERVGAFTPKKELIDELKTGEMGFITAAIKQVADCSVGDTITEDKRPADEALPGFKPHLPVVFCGLYPTDNAEFDHLRESLAKLRLNDASFTFEVESSAALGMGFRCGFLGLLHLEIIQERLEREFNVTLITTAPSVVYSLELRNGDTSELHNPADLPDPSHIASIKEPWIMATVLVPDEYLGNVLKLCEEKRGVQKDLTYAGNRAMVKYRLPLNEVVFDFYDRLKSCSKGYASFDYDMDGVEDSDLVKLQILVNGEPVDALAMLVHRTKAEGRGRSMCAKLVDLIPRQMFPIPIQAAIGGKIIARETVKAMRKDVTAKCYGGDITRKRKLLEKQKEGKKKMRMVGRVEIPQEAFIAALKMDDN